From the genome of Candidatus Defluviilinea proxima:
TTTGGTCATACAAAAGTAAAGATAGCATAAGAAGGGTGAAATCGCAAGAGCATTGAGGTTACACGGTCATTGTAAGAATTGGTTGCGTTTCCTTATCTATCAAAGTGATAGTTACCTTATGTAATTTCGCAGGAGACACAATGACTGAATTGGAACAATTTCGCGCAGAAAAGGATGAGTTCTTCAAGGGACACCCACAGAGCCCTCTGGACCCTGCCCAAAAACGGGACTTTACCGGCTTACATTATTTCCCTGAAAATGACGCATTGCGATTGGAAGTAAAAGTAGAACTGTTTACTGACGAACAGCCAATGCCCATGCAGACGACCACCGGTGATGTGCAGATGTATATCCGGCACGGACGCTTCAAATTTTCGGTGGATGGACAGGATGCAGAATTGACGATTTACCGAGGTGAATATGGATATTTCCTGCCGTTTGTAGATTCGCTTGCAGGGACTGAGACATATCCTGCCGGCCGTTATCTCGAGCCAGAAGAATTGCCCGGTGACCGCTTCCTTGTGGATTTTAACATAGCCTACAACCCGTATTGTGCCTACAACGAGATGTGGTCATGTCCGATCACGCCTGCTGAGAATCGATTGAAAATACCTGTCCGTGCGGGGGAGAAGGTTTTTCATACTTAAAGCATCAGCGGCGGGAGTTCCCGCCGCTGATTTGTCTTTAGGAGTTGTCAATCTGCTTTTTCTTCGCCGGTCTTTTCGACCACATCCAGAAGCACTTCGTATTCCTCGCAACATTCTGAGCAGATGTCGAGATGTTCACGGATCAAAGGCATGATATGGGCGGCGTCTTTATTGTCCACTTCGCATTCAACGTATTCATCCAATTTGTTGAAGATTTCCTCACAGGAAAGCTCCTCCCGGCGGACATCCTCCAGTACACGCAGGAAGCCCAAAACGACCTCGGTAGGGAGCTCTTCATGGGGGGGCATGACCCGGTTCCGTATGCGTTGGATGAGTTCTCGAATATTCATATTTTAGTGGACGTTTAATGATTTACTAATCTTACTTTTGCTCGAATAGGGCTAGAACTTCGTTGGCTGAAATATCTTCCATGGCGAGACGGGTTCTCAACCTCAGGCGGGCATCGTGTAATAACTTGTAGAGGGCATTACGGTTGGTCTTAAGTTTGCGTGCCGCTTCATCCATGGGCATATCCTGGATGCCGAGCAACACCAAAGCCTGACGCTGACGGTCGGTCAACTCTTCCTCGATCACCCTGCGGACGCGCACCAAAAGGTCTGCGCGTTCTGCCGATGTTTCAGGTCCCGCATGAGAATCGGCGAGCAGATTTTGAGGTGGTGGAACATCCTCGTTTTCGGTCAATTCATCCAAAGAAGAATCACGCCAGCGCTTGCGGCGAAGCTCCGTCAACGCAATGCGTACGGCAATCTTGTGCACCCACGTAGTGAATTGACTGCGTCCTTCAAATGTATCCAATTGATCGAGCACACGCAGGAGAGTTTCCTGTGTCACTTCCTCGACAAGTGATTCAAATTGAGGCAGACTGGGCGAAAGCCAGCGCGAAAGCGCATAGGGGAGGCCCTTATGAATGATGGATCTCAGATCTTCCAGAGCGGCGCTTTTTATTTCACCTTCTGCACGCAAGTCTGAGAGCCAAACTTCGTTGGTTCGGGTTGCCATGATGGATGGATTATAAAGCAGGATGTTTGGTGATTTGAAATTCTCTTATAACACTCTTATAGACTGGGAAAGTAAGATTTACAGGTAAATAGAGCGTGTATCATCCCCCTGCAAAAACAAAAAACACCTCTTTATGAGGCGTTTCTGTGGGCGCACAGGGACTCGAACCCCGGGCCTCTACTGTGTGATAGTAGCGCTCTAACCAACTGAGCTATGCGCCCAAACCGACGCAGATTATAGCCGAGATAAACGTGTTTCGCAAGGAATGGTTTTACTTGGGTAGCATATCCCAAGGATTGACAAATGAGGAGATTGCGCGGATCTCAAAGTGCAAATGGGCTCCGCTTGAATTGCCTGTACTACCAATGGCGCCGATCCCATCTCCCTGTCCTACACTTTGACCGCATCCAACATTGAACGCGCTCAAGTGAGCATACAACGATTGGAAGTTGTTGCCGTGGTCTATCATGATCATGTTACCGTAGCCGTAATTATTCCAACCAGCGTATACCACTACACCTGCGTCTGTAGCATACACGCCTTCGCCAACGTTACCTGCGATATCGATACCCCAGTGATTGGTGCTTGGACTATAGTCGAACCCTGAGAGATAATGCTTGTTGGCTGGCCAAACGAAAGTGCCAAACCCAACAGCACCACCAGTAATCGGGTCACATGCACCTGGCCCCAGTACGCGCGCTGAAGCGGGGTTCTCACGTGTCACACCGAGCGGCGCGCTCCACGAAATAAATTCACGTCTGCCGTTCGGAACGATCAACCATTTGCCGTCTGGGATGTTTGGATTGGCGTAATCGCCGATCGTCGCCGCATCCAATTCGTTTGAGGGGTAATTGATAATGTTCTCGGGTGTCACGCCATAGTATTTGGCAATACCGTTCAACCCTTCACCCTTTTGCCATTGATGATATGTTCCATCCACTGGCAAAATATTCAATTCTTGATCAGGCTTTAAAGAGTGAGCGTTATCAAGCAACGTATTGTAATTTCCCCAAAGAACCGTTTCAGGTTTCAACCCAAACTTCTCTGCGATCCCAAAGACTGTATCGCCTTCCAATACTTTATATTTCACGATCTCCTGTCGGGGACGCGATGGGATGATGGTACGTTCCTGCGCCAGACGTGGGACTCCACCGAACGAATCCTCGATCAACTGCGAAATATTCTCGCTTCCCTCCGCAACGACAGTTGGTACATCCACCGGTACATCGACCTCATCCCCGGCTTTGACCTGCTTTGCAGATGATTGCATCAACCAAACAACAACCCCTACCAACACCATGGATAATACCCCTGTACCTATTTTTAACAACGATTCGCCCAGCCCCAACTGAACGAGAAAGTCAAAGAGGCGGGTAAATATTCCATGTGATTTCTTATCGTTATCCATACAAACTTCGATCTCCAGTCAAAATCATAACATGCGCAAAAAACAAGAGTCAATCTACCGAACCATACGCTAACCTGACGTTAAGCCTTTACTCTCCATACGCCAGGGTTTAGAAGATGCAAACCGCCGATCAAAACGAGCGATATGACCCCTCCGATCAATGCCGCTAGTGGCACGCCCCATGCCTGAGCGATCCAACCGATCAGCAAACTCCCAAAGGGAGCAACCCCTTGAAGCGCCCAAAGATAAATGCTGAACACTCGTCCACGTAGTTCGTTGGGCACATTCAATTGGATCAAGGTATTCATTGTGACAAGTTGAGTCACGGTACCCCAGCCCATACATACCAAAAGAACAATAGACAAACTGAGATTGCCCGTAAGCCCTAAAACGATCAGTGGAAGAATGAATGCGATCTGCCCAAAGACGACCCAACGTCCCTTTCTGTGGGATGAGCCCATGAAGGTTGCCGCTAAAATAGCCGCCACCATGGCACCTGCACCTTGCGCGGCATATAGGGTGCTCGTTCTGCTTGCCACAATCGCCTCTGTATCACTGACGGTTTTCAATACATCGCGAGCCAGAGCTGGGATTTGTTGCACAAGTGGAAAACCAAAGAACCCGATCAGCGCCGCCATGAGAGTGATGGATGCCACAAGGGAGTTCTTGTAGATGTAAGACAGTCCCTCTTTGAATTCAGTTCCCAGGTCTTTTTCTTTATCATGATCATGTGGAATTTTGTATTGTGTGCGTGCAAAAAACAACCCAACGATCACGAAGATAAAGCTAATGCCATTTGCAAGGAACACGCCTGCTTCTGTGCCAGTGGATGTTAGCAACCATGCGGCGCATAGTGGACCCAGTACACGCCCAATGTTGAAGGCTGTTGCTTGTAGAGCGATGGCGCTTGGCAAAGCCTCACGCCCGGCCAACTCGATCAACATGGCTTGTCGTGCTGTAATTTCCACGGCGCTGGCGGTGCCAAAGATCAATGCAAAGACAACGATATGCCAGATCTGAATATGTCCCAGAAACGTGAGCAGGGCCAGGCCGAAAGCCTGTAATGACATGATGGCTTGAAAGACAATAACTGTTTTACGTTTGTCCCACCGTTCAACAAAAACACCTGCCGGTAGGGCGAGCAACAATGTCGGGAGTGTGGATGCGAAACCGATGATGCCCAAGTCGAGAGGTTTGCCGGAGATGCGATAGGCGAGATAGGGCTGTGCAGTATTCTGCATCCATGTGCCAATGACGGAGATAAATTGCCCGACGAGGAACAATCGATAATCGGGGGAAGCGAGTGCTGGGAATCGCCTGGAGATCTTGCCAGCTATCGGTAGCACGGACACGTTACAGCACAGGTACAACGAGTTCGGGAGAATCGTTGTCGGGTTTGTTGACGAGTGTCGAGACCGGGTGGGCAGACATATTATCAGCTGGAAAAGGCTTGATGAGGGGAAGCAGGTTTTCGGGAGTCTGAGGCGCGTCGTCCAGCCATTTGGCGTAATCTCGTGGATGCAGGATAACGGGCATGCGGGCGTGCAGAGTCGCCATCAGTTCGTTGGGTTCGGTAGTGATGATGGTGCAGGTCTTGATACTGGAGCCATCGGGGCCTTCCCATGAGTCCCACAGGCCTGCAAAAACGAACGGCTTGCGGTCTTTCATGTGAATGTAATATGGCGTCTTTGGCTTTTTGCCAGAACTGGCCTTCCATTCGTAAAAACCATCGGCAAGGATGATGCAACGTTTGTATTTGAACGACCCGCGAAAGGACGGCTTTTCTGCAACTGTTTCACCGCGTGCATTAATGAGCCGATTACCAATGGACGGATCTTTTGCCCACATCGGTATCAGGCCCCAGACGAAGAAATCGGCCTTGCTGGCTCCGTCATTGGGAATTGCCAAAACAGGTTGCGATGGCGCGATATTGAAACGCGGTGCAAATTTTGATGGGAAGATAAAATCTGTAAATGTATCCTGTAGTTCAGCAGGATCAACGGTCAACGTAAATCGCCCGCACATGCGTGTTTACTCCTTTGTTTATGATGTGGGCAGGGAAAAGTAGAATGTAGCGCCTTTGCCTTTCTCTGACTCGACCCAGACACGCCCGCCATGTACCTCAATAATTCTTTTGACCAATGATAACCCAATTCCAGTTCCTTCGGATTGCGGATCAAGTTTATTAAACAGCCCAAAGATGCGTTCGTGATATTGTGGGTCTATGCCCATGCCGTTATCCCGTACATAAAAGATCTGCACGGCATTCTCGTCCGCGCTTTTTGAACCGATCTCAATGCGGGGATTGATACCGGGCTTCGAATATTTGACGGCGTTTTCAATGAGGTTTTGAATGACCTCTACAAGGCGTGCCCGGTCAACATGGACCTTGGGGAGGTCTCTGTCTACTTCAATGATGGCGTTCGCCCCATCCAGCCGTCCTCGCACATGGTCGATGGCTTCGTTTACGATTTCTTCGAAAGGTACATCTTCTGGCGGATTCATAAGTCTGCCAATGCGGGAAAGCTCGAGTAGATCGTTTAATAACGCCTGCATTTTTTCGGCCGCTGAATTGATACGGTCGATACTGCTTTTCATTCTTTCTTGATTGCCTGCCAGTGCGTCCTTTTCAAGATAGCCGAGAAAACCTGTGATGGTCACAAGCGGGGATTTAAGATCATGCGATGCCGTATAGGTGAACCGCTCGAGTTCTACATTTTTTGCCTCAAGTTCGTTAATGAGGTTTTGCCTTTGCAAAAGTTCGCGTTCCAGCGCGTCATTAAGGTGTGCGTTCGATATGGCCAAACCTGCGTATCCGGCAAATAAACGCAAAGCCTCAAGTTGGTCGTCTGTGATAGGACGTTGTGTGATGAACTGGTCTACGGAGATAATTGCCATGGGGTTGTTCCCTGACCATAAGGCAACCATGGCGCAATGTTTTACGCCCTTCATATCGTGTTTATCATCGAGGTTGAATTCTACTTCGAAGTTATTGCTAAAGAAGAAGCCATCCGGCTGTCTGAGAATCTTGTAGAAAAGAGCATTTTCATCCAGATCAAAGTGGACGTGCCAGGCATCCCACATATTGCCGTTAGAATCCGTTCCATAGGCGCCTATCATTATATTTTCTTGTTGGTCGTAGGTGAACAATCCGACTCGGTCGAAGTCGAGATCGTATCGAACACCCCGCCAGATTTTTCCTAGAGTGGTACGAAGATCACTGACCTCTGTAACTTGTTTGCCCAACCTCATTACTTTTTCCAGTATTTGGCGTCGACGTTGCTCTGTTTCCTCTGCTTTTTTTTGTTCTTCCAGTTCATTTTGAAGGGCTTCTTTGAGATGTGAATTTTCTATGGCAAGCCCAGCATATCCCGCGAAAAGTCGTAGGGCGTCCAACTGTTGCTCAGTGATGGGGCGTTGAGTGATAAGCTGGTCAACAGAAATGACCGCCACCGGCTTACCTCCAGCCCAAGCCGCTACAGTCGCGTAATCTTTTACCGTGTACATTTCATGGCCTTCAGGTATCGTAGCTTCACCGCTAAAGTTATGTGTGAAGTAGTAACCATCCGGCTTGATCAATGCATTCTGAAAGGAATGCCAGGCTGAGATTGGAACTGGTTCGCCTACAGTGTCATCTCGATTCCCATGAATATCTGTGCCAAGCAATCTGTTGATCGTGTTCGATTCTGGTTGATAGGCAAATATCCCAACACGGTCAAACCCCAGACCTTCATGTAAGGCATACCATATTTTTTCTAGTGTTACCCTCAAGTCACTTACTTCTGCAACTTGTTTTCCGAGTTGTACCACTTTTTCCAGTATTTCGCGGCGACGGACTTCCTGTTCCTCTATCAACTTTTGTTGTGTAATGTCAAAAGACATGCCGATGGTGCCGATGATATATCCGAACTCATCCTTGGCTGGTACTTTGCTGGTGGAGAGCCAGCGAGATTTTCCATCTTTGGTTGGATTGAACTCGATACGGTTTAAGATAGGTTGCCCGGTCTCCATGATCTGTTTTTCTTCAGCCAGAAATTCTTGTGCGAGCTCCTGAGTTTGGAAATCCAAGTCAGTTTTTCCAATTGCATCCTTGGGATGCTCAATCCCTAGAAAATTTGCCTGCGCTTGATTGACACGTACAAACCGAGATTCAGTATCTTTGAAATAAACCTGATTCGGCGTGTTATCCATGAAAATTTGTAGAATGTCCCGTTCTTGTGCAAGCATGGCATCAATACGTTTTTCCTCGGTAATATCACGGGATACACCAATAATACCCATTAGATCCCCAGATGAATCTCGTACAGGCGCTTTTGTAGCAGAGACCCATCGAGGCTTTCCGTCTTCTGTGGGATGAAGTTCGACTCGGTTAATGATCGACTGCCCTGATACGAGAATTTGTTTTTCTTCATCCAGAAGTTGTTGCGCTAAATCATGGGAGAGAAAATCCAGATCGGTTTTACCGATGGCATCCTCTGGGTTGCTTAATTTCAGGAAATTTGCCTGCGCCTTGTTGATGCGTATAAAACGCGATTCTGTATCTTTGAAATAAACCTGATCTGGTATGTTATCCATAAATGTTTGCAAGAGATCACGCTCCTGAGTTAAAGCGATTTCTCCAAGTTTTTGTTGCGTGATGTCTTGCACAGCGCCAACGGTACCTATTAGTTTGTTTTGTTTTTCATCCCAGATGGGATGAGAATACACACGTAACCAACATAAATCACCGTTCTTCTTGAAGGCGCGAATCTCCGTAATTGTTGGCTGATTGGCTTGCAGGGTCGCCACATTTTGCGCTTCCTTTTTAAGGTCATCAGGGTGAATATGGGCTAACCATCCTCCACTTGTTGTGTACTCCTCAAATGTAAATCCGGTCATCTTCTCAAATGCGCCTGCAACCCATGCAAGGCGCATTTCACCTTTTGAGTCTAATTCAGCCGAGAAGGTGAAATCTGAACTTACTTTAGAGATCAGGCGATACTTTTCCTCACTGGTTTGAGCGCGGTGAAGTGCCATACGAATTTGATCGGACGCCAACATTTGCATATTTACAACGATCACCAATAATACAATCGCAATAGCCCATGTATACACCGGATCATTGGCAATGTCCGAAGGTTTCCAGCCATTAAGCTCGGCGTAAACCATGATGCCGCCCTGAATAATAACAAGCCATGTCATAAGCTGAACACTACGGCGGCCTAGTAATATTCCTGTAACTGTAATGACCAATCCATTGCCTAGCGCATATGGAGTACCATGAACACCAGAACGGGTGGCGGCTGATGTTGCGAAAATCAACCAAAGAGTGAGAACATGAGCGATAGCCACCTGACGTACAAATCCTCGTCTGGCTAGGGCGAGCAAGGTGATATTAATGATTTCTGCAAAAGCAATAAAGACAAGAGTTCTTTGTATTTCCCCGGGTTGCCAAACAAGCAAGTAAATAACGAATGGTATTGGGATTACGATCAGCGTCAGTAAAATAATGTTCAGTAAATACGCCTGATAAGTCTTTTCACCATCCTGGAATTTGGGCGGTGCAAACACATTCTTTAAGAAGCGCATGTTATTTTCTCAACTTCCTGTAGTCGCCGTCACGAATGGTAACGCCGACCGCATCGAAATGTTCCAATAAAGCCTGCGCGTATTTACGACTTGTTTGGAATAGGTCGCGCACTTCAGCAAGGGATATTTGCCCGTTTTTGATGATCTCTTTTCGTAAGTTCGACTCTATTAAATCATAATCTGCTTTCCGAAAGAGCACATCGGATGAAACTGCAACCAACTCC
Proteins encoded in this window:
- a CDS encoding MFS transporter; the protein is MLPIAGKISRRFPALASPDYRLFLVGQFISVIGTWMQNTAQPYLAYRISGKPLDLGIIGFASTLPTLLLALPAGVFVERWDKRKTVIVFQAIMSLQAFGLALLTFLGHIQIWHIVVFALIFGTASAVEITARQAMLIELAGREALPSAIALQATAFNIGRVLGPLCAAWLLTSTGTEAGVFLANGISFIFVIVGLFFARTQYKIPHDHDKEKDLGTEFKEGLSYIYKNSLVASITLMAALIGFFGFPLVQQIPALARDVLKTVSDTEAIVASRTSTLYAAQGAGAMVAAILAATFMGSSHRKGRWVVFGQIAFILPLIVLGLTGNLSLSIVLLVCMGWGTVTQLVTMNTLIQLNVPNELRGRVFSIYLWALQGVAPFGSLLIGWIAQAWGVPLAALIGGVISLVLIGGLHLLNPGVWRVKA
- a CDS encoding PAS domain-containing protein yields the protein MRFLKNVFAPPKFQDGEKTYQAYLLNIILLTLIVIPIPFVIYLLVWQPGEIQRTLVFIAFAEIINITLLALARRGFVRQVAIAHVLTLWLIFATSAATRSGVHGTPYALGNGLVITVTGILLGRRSVQLMTWLVIIQGGIMVYAELNGWKPSDIANDPVYTWAIAIVLLVIVVNMQMLASDQIRMALHRAQTSEEKYRLISKVSSDFTFSAELDSKGEMRLAWVAGAFEKMTGFTFEEYTTSGGWLAHIHPDDLKKEAQNVATLQANQPTITEIRAFKKNGDLCWLRVYSHPIWDEKQNKLIGTVGAVQDITQQKLGEIALTQERDLLQTFMDNIPDQVYFKDTESRFIRINKAQANFLKLSNPEDAIGKTDLDFLSHDLAQQLLDEEKQILVSGQSIINRVELHPTEDGKPRWVSATKAPVRDSSGDLMGIIGVSRDITEEKRIDAMLAQERDILQIFMDNTPNQVYFKDTESRFVRVNQAQANFLGIEHPKDAIGKTDLDFQTQELAQEFLAEEKQIMETGQPILNRIEFNPTKDGKSRWLSTSKVPAKDEFGYIIGTIGMSFDITQQKLIEEQEVRRREILEKVVQLGKQVAEVSDLRVTLEKIWYALHEGLGFDRVGIFAYQPESNTINRLLGTDIHGNRDDTVGEPVPISAWHSFQNALIKPDGYYFTHNFSGEATIPEGHEMYTVKDYATVAAWAGGKPVAVISVDQLITQRPITEQQLDALRLFAGYAGLAIENSHLKEALQNELEEQKKAEETEQRRRQILEKVMRLGKQVTEVSDLRTTLGKIWRGVRYDLDFDRVGLFTYDQQENIMIGAYGTDSNGNMWDAWHVHFDLDENALFYKILRQPDGFFFSNNFEVEFNLDDKHDMKGVKHCAMVALWSGNNPMAIISVDQFITQRPITDDQLEALRLFAGYAGLAISNAHLNDALERELLQRQNLINELEAKNVELERFTYTASHDLKSPLVTITGFLGYLEKDALAGNQERMKSSIDRINSAAEKMQALLNDLLELSRIGRLMNPPEDVPFEEIVNEAIDHVRGRLDGANAIIEVDRDLPKVHVDRARLVEVIQNLIENAVKYSKPGINPRIEIGSKSADENAVQIFYVRDNGMGIDPQYHERIFGLFNKLDPQSEGTGIGLSLVKRIIEVHGGRVWVESEKGKGATFYFSLPTS
- a CDS encoding peptidoglycan DD-metalloendopeptidase family protein, translated to MDNDKKSHGIFTRLFDFLVQLGLGESLLKIGTGVLSMVLVGVVVWLMQSSAKQVKAGDEVDVPVDVPTVVAEGSENISQLIEDSFGGVPRLAQERTIIPSRPRQEIVKYKVLEGDTVFGIAEKFGLKPETVLWGNYNTLLDNAHSLKPDQELNILPVDGTYHQWQKGEGLNGIAKYYGVTPENIINYPSNELDAATIGDYANPNIPDGKWLIVPNGRREFISWSAPLGVTRENPASARVLGPGACDPITGGAVGFGTFVWPANKHYLSGFDYSPSTNHWGIDIAGNVGEGVYATDAGVVVYAGWNNYGYGNMIMIDHGNNFQSLYAHLSAFNVGCGQSVGQGDGIGAIGSTGNSSGAHLHFEIRAISSFVNPWDMLPK
- a CDS encoding SOS response-associated peptidase, producing the protein MCGRFTLTVDPAELQDTFTDFIFPSKFAPRFNIAPSQPVLAIPNDGASKADFFVWGLIPMWAKDPSIGNRLINARGETVAEKPSFRGSFKYKRCIILADGFYEWKASSGKKPKTPYYIHMKDRKPFVFAGLWDSWEGPDGSSIKTCTIITTEPNELMATLHARMPVILHPRDYAKWLDDAPQTPENLLPLIKPFPADNMSAHPVSTLVNKPDNDSPELVVPVL
- a CDS encoding sigma-70 family RNA polymerase sigma factor; this encodes MATRTNEVWLSDLRAEGEIKSAALEDLRSIIHKGLPYALSRWLSPSLPQFESLVEEVTQETLLRVLDQLDTFEGRSQFTTWVHKIAVRIALTELRRKRWRDSSLDELTENEDVPPPQNLLADSHAGPETSAERADLLVRVRRVIEEELTDRQRQALVLLGIQDMPMDEAARKLKTNRNALYKLLHDARLRLRTRLAMEDISANEVLALFEQK
- a CDS encoding DUF1684 domain-containing protein; protein product: MTELEQFRAEKDEFFKGHPQSPLDPAQKRDFTGLHYFPENDALRLEVKVELFTDEQPMPMQTTTGDVQMYIRHGRFKFSVDGQDAELTIYRGEYGYFLPFVDSLAGTETYPAGRYLEPEELPGDRFLVDFNIAYNPYCAYNEMWSCPITPAENRLKIPVRAGEKVFHT